From Salvelinus sp. IW2-2015 linkage group LG18, ASM291031v2, whole genome shotgun sequence, a single genomic window includes:
- the LOC111977816 gene encoding V-type proton ATPase subunit B, brain isoform, with the protein MATLVGNRTMDINGPAAARTHTQAVTRNYISQPRLTYSTVSGVNGPLVILDNVKFPRYAEIVHLTLPDGTRRSGQVLEVIGTKAVVQVFEGTSGIDAKKTACEFTGDILRTPVSEDMLGRVFNGSGKPIDRGPTVLAEDYLDIMGQPINPQCRIYPEEMIQTGISAIDGMNSIARGQKIPIFSAAGLPHNEIAAQICRQAGLVKKSKDVMDYSDDNFAIVFAAMGVNMETARFFKSDFEENGSMDNVCLFLNLANDPTIERIITPRLALTSAEYLAYQCEKHVLVILTDMSSYAEALREVSAAREEVPGRRGFPGYMYTDLATIYERAGRVEGRNGSITQIPILTMPNDDITHPIPDLTGYITEGQVYVDRQLHNRQIYPPINVLPSLSRLMKSAIGEGMTRKDHADVSNQLYACYAIGKDVQAMKAVVGEEALTSDDLLYLEFLQKFEKNFIAQGPYDNRTVYETLDIGWQLLRIFPKEMLKRIPQSTLAEFYPRESAARH; encoded by the exons CATATTCTACTGTGTCTGGAGTGAATGGCCCCCTGGTGATTCTGGATAATGTGAAG TTTCCCAGGTATGCTGAGATTGTGCATCTGACTTTACCTGATGGCACCAGGAGGAGTGGCCAGGTGCTGGAGGTGATTGGCACCAAGGCCGTCGTACAG GTGTTTGAGGGGACATCTGGTATTGATGCCAAGAAGACGGCCTGTGAGTTCACCGGTGACATCTTGCGCACACCTGTGTCTGAGGACATGCTGG GACGTGTTTTCAATGGCTCAGGCAAGCCCATTGACCGTGGCCCCACTGTGCTGGCTGAAGACTACTTGGACATCATGG GCCAGCCCATCAACCCTCAGTGCCGTATCTACCCTGAAGAGATGATCCAGACCGGTATCTCTGCCATCGATGGGATGAACAGCATCGCCCGAGGTCAGAAGATTCCCATCTTCTCTGCAGCCGGCCTGCCCCACAACGAG ATTGCTGCCCAGATTTGTCGTCAGGCTGGCCTGGTGAAGAAATCCAAGGATGTGATGGACTACAGCGACGATAACTTTGCCATCGTCTTTGCTGCCATGGGG GTGAACATGGAAACTGCTCGCTTCTTCAAGTCCGATTTTGAGGAGAATGGATCCATGGACAATGTTTGCCTGTTCTTGAACCTAGCCAACGACCCCAC TATTGAGCGCATTATCACCCCTCGCCTGGCTCTGACCTCAGCTGAGTACCTGGCCTACCAGTGTGAGAAGCATGTCCTGGTCATCCTGACTGACATGAGCTCATACGCCGAAGCTCTGAGAGAG GTGTCTGCTGCCAGAGAGGAGGTCCCTGGTCGTCGTGGTTTCCCTGGTTACATGTACACTGATCTGGCCACCATCTACGAGCGTGCTGGGAGAGTGGAGGGCAGGAACGGCTCCATCACTCAGATCCCCATCCTCACCATGCCCAACGATG ATATCACCCATCCCATTCCTGATCTCACAGGGTACATCACTGAGGGACAGGTCTATGTGGACAGACAGCTGCACAACAGACAG ATTTACCCACCCATCAATGTGCTGCCCTCTCTGTCTCGATTGATGAAGTCTGCCATCGGTGAAGGAATGACCCGTAAAGACCATGCTGATGTCTCCAATCAGTTG TATGCCTGCTATGCCATTGGTAAGGACGTGCAGGCCATGAAGGCCGTGGTGGGAGAGGAGGCCCTCACCTCCGATGATCTGCTGTACCTGGAGTTCCTGCAGAAGTTTGAGAAGAACTTCATCGCTCAGG GCCCTTATGACAACAGGACTGTGTATGAGACCCTGGACATTGGCTGGCAGCTGCTCCGAATCTTTCCCAAAGAAATGCTGAAGCGGATTCCCCAGAGCACCCTGGCTGAGTTCTACCCCAGGGAGTCTGCAGCTCGTCACTGA